One window from the genome of Palaemon carinicauda isolate YSFRI2023 chromosome 24, ASM3689809v2, whole genome shotgun sequence encodes:
- the LOC137617986 gene encoding uncharacterized protein, which produces MDIRYAKSSHLFPSMQSVFCKDFGTYDALLTISNAVQKSLNCHQEVYMIGLDFSINSDCVNHETLVFKLKQLGVDVFPNIIIELLSNKLQKVLPDGPHSGYRNVISGVPQGSVLSPLLSLLSTHMWFGLENKLITHADNANFFASIPSHECRSGVAESLIEI; this is translated from the exons atggacATCAG gtatgctaaaAGTAGTCATCTGTTCCCTAGTATGCAATCTGTCTTTTGTAAAGACTTTGgaacatatgatgcccttcttacaatctccaatgctgtacagaaatccctcaatTGTCAtcaggaagtttatatgattggccttgattttagtattaactctgactgtgttaatcatgagacccttgttttcaaactcaaacagttgggagtagatgTTTTTCCCaacatcattattgaacttttaagtaataaattgcaaaaaGTACTTCCAGATGGGCCtcatagtgggtataggaatgtaatatctggtgttcctcaaggtagtgtccTCAGCCCATTACTTTCTCTACTATccacacatatgtggtttggcctagaaaataagctcattACGCATGCAGATAATGCTAAtttctttgcgtcaattccatctcatgaatgtagatctggggttgctgaatcccttatagaGATCTAA